The proteins below are encoded in one region of Oncorhynchus nerka isolate Pitt River linkage group LG15, Oner_Uvic_2.0, whole genome shotgun sequence:
- the ubap2a gene encoding ubiquitin-associated protein 2a isoform X3, with protein MMTSLGGDKARGTRDKALPAATHATQPQKQLQATAEQIRLAQMIYDKNDAEFEDKVNQLMEVTGKIQDECMVALHDCNEDVNRAINFLLESTSDTTSWETVGKKKPLAKDGPTEGKENREKRGGEREGSRGRGGSNRRGRGASNRSRQVERVRPEENGVEAIPGPLDRVSERGRRGGRGGRGECQLVALSHMFQSTLPVGSGGRGRGRAPVGSRFSAQGMGTFNPADYTPEQGTGTTQGDAWESGANNSNSTDGTVAWRSTLEDWAAEDWSEEMSLSETKVFTASSAPAPQNHLTPGQSLDLPSLLQKPVGEGRGGGGGDAPSTQSLVFTNSHHHPPRNGSAIGTGSTSYAHAALSSVLGAGFGDLGQSKRSQSSPGAQILEQLKGPGLGPLPSSQAAPPPSTQGASNTSLGSRLPGLGGAAPVLPPPSTSSWDIKVPEPSATSSSHTSHFSRDFKLQPEPSLVLSQLAQRHGAPSLPIARQPSPAQSPSPIQGPPLATIGAKPAHSAGPDTQGSNALQQHRVPQLKAQKRRIPPTSKIPSSAVEMPGSADVPGLNVQFGALDFGSEAALPDFGSVETCVTGGSRESTPAPQSQTSLYSNPLSESMSTPLSIPLPLSSSEPVYHSPSVPMPSLTPSSMGTVSSSTPSSSISSSVPSSSSTSPFVSVGSGYDCGPVAPHSHLAFSQSKEAPGPIMNGLNGVRTSAMDPSSASSTPKPESPSLSISTSSAPAPCALMPSSIPSQSSALPSLPHDMPSASLAPLSSHGSSSHSSLTYTSVDSSVSSLAPSSGSYSSAPAQAPAQSLHQVNSGMAHIMGTMSHMNSMVSSMGGSGHHASQALGLSANGTTAQANLSSAPRTAPLLSSSTGKAPPNLSQGVPPLLPNQYIMGPGGLLPAYPQIYGYEDLHMLQSRLPMPSLQDYYGITFPGPAALSGRDGSLANNPYSGEVTKFGRGDSTSPAPSSLSAQQQPQQGQSQGQNQAQPQPPQPQPQGQPQGHHNSQQQQAFLPPGYSYTGLPYYPGMPGAAFQYGHTMFMPQGQGPAKQHGVGLGNPSASPFQQQQPSGYGQHTFSSGYEDLTQGQAGVDYSKGYSNSSQSQAKSAATGPGKGGISVTSGNSGVPEISGSVYNKTQSFDKQGFHAGTPPPFNLPSAMGGPGGAPGGYAPAPFLHILQPAHQQPHSQMLHHHLAPDGQGGPSQRGQSSSMQQKSQVNKSSYGSSPYWGN; from the exons GCGACTGCAGAGCAGATCCGACTCGCCCAGATGATCTATGACAAGAATGATGCTGAGTTTGAGGACAAAGTGAACCAG CTGATGGAGGTGACAGGAAAGATCCAGGATGAATGCATGGTAGCGCTCCACGACTGCAACGAAGATGTCAACAGAGCCATCAACTTCCTCCTTGAGAGCACCTCTGATACG acctcaTGGGAGACAGTTGGGAAGAAGAAACCCCTAGCGAAGGACGGCCCGACGGAGGGCAAGGAGAaccgggagaagagaggaggagagcgagagggcagCAGGGGCCGCGGAGGGAGCAATCGGAGAGGCAGGGGGGCCAGCAACCGCAGCCGCCAGGTTGAGAGAG TGCGGCCAGAGGAAAATGGTGTGGAGGCGATCCCTGGCCCTTTGGACAGAGTGTCAGAGCGAGGTcgcaggggaggaagagggggtagAGGTGAGTGTCAATTAGTGGCACTTTCTCATATGTTCCAGTCAACACTCCCAG TTGGATCTGGAGGCAGAGGAAGGGGCAGGGCACCAGTGGGTAGCAGGTTCTCAGCCCAGGGAATGGG gaccTTTAACCCAGCAGACTACACCCCAGAACAGGGGACAGGGACCACACAAGGTGACGCTTGGGAGTCAGGGgccaacaacagcaacagcacaGACGGGACAG TGGCCTGGAGGAGTACTCTGGAAGACTGGGCTGCTGAGGACTGGAGCGAAGAGATGAGT cTCTCCGAGACCAAAGTGTTCACCGCCTCAAGTGCACCTGCACCTCAGAACCACCTCACACCTGGGCAAAG TCTGGACCTGCCCTCTCTGCTGCAGAAGCCAgtgggagaaggaagaggaggaggaggaggggatgccCCCTCTACACAGAGCCTGGTTTTCACCAACTCCCACCATCACCCCCCCCGCAACGGGTCGGCCATTGGCACAGGCAGCACCAGCTATGCACACGCCGCCCTG TCGTCAGTGCTAGGGGCAGGTTTCGGGGACCTGGGCCAGTCTAAGAGGAGTCAGTCCAGTCCGGGGGCCCAGATCTTGGAGCAGCTGAAGGGCCCGGGCCTgggtcctctcccatcctcccaggCAGCCCCCCCTCCCAGCACTCAGGGGGCCAGTAACACCTCTCTGGGGAGTAGACTCCCAGGGCTAGGAGGAGCCGCCCCTGTTCTCCCACCGCCTTCCACTTCAAGCTGGGATATCAAGGTCCCAGAGCCCAGCGCCACATCCTCCTCACACACCTCCCACTTCAGCC GGGACTTTAAGCTGCAGCCTGAGCCATCCCTGGTGCTGAGCCAGCTGGCCCAGAGACACGGCGCCCCCTCTCTGCCCATTgctcgccagcccagcccagcccaatctccctcccccatccaggGACCCCCCCTGGCCACCATCGGTGCCAAGCCTGCCCACAGCGCCGGGCCGGACACTCAAGGCAGCAACGCGCTGCAGCAGCACCGCGTTCCACAGCTAAAGGCCCAGAAACGAAGGATACCTCCCACCTCTAAG ATCCCCTCGTCGGCGGTGGAAATGCCTGGCTCTGCCGACGTCCCCGGTCTTAACGTTCAGTTCGGAGCACTGGACTTTGGCTCGGAGGCAGCCCTGCCGGACTTTGGCTCCGTGGAGACGTGTGTCACCGGGGGCTCCAGGGAGTCCACCCCGGCCCCACAGAGCCAGACCAGCCTCTATTCCAATCCCCTCAG TGAATCTATGAGCACCCCTctttccatccccctccctctctcatcctctgagCCCGTCTACCACTCCCCGTCGGTGCCCATGCCCAGCCTGACCCCCTCCTCTATGGGTACAGTCAGCTCCTccactccatcctcctccatctcctcctcggtgccctcctcctcttccacgtCTCCCTTTGTCTCAGTGGGGAGCGGTTATGACTGTGGGCCCGTGGCCCCTCACTCACACCTGGCCTTCTCCCAGAGCAAAGAGGCACCCGGGCCAATCATG AACGGTCTGAATGGTGTGAGGACGTCTGCTATGGACC ctTCGTCAGCCTCCTCTACGCCAAAGCCGGAGTCTCCCTCTCTGAGCATCAGTACCAGCAGTGCCCCTGCCCCCTGTGCCCTCATGCCCTCCTCCATACCCTCCCAAAGCTCGGCACTCCCCAGTCTGCCACACGACATGCCCTCTGCCAGCCTGGCACCACTCAGCAG CCATGGCAGCAGTAGTCATTCCTCTCTCACT tataccagtgtagacagtagtgtgaGCTCTCTGGCACCCTCGTCTGGCTCCTACTCCTCTGCCCCAGCACAGGCCCCAGCCCAGTCACTCCACCAGGTCAACAGCGGCATGGCTCACATCATGGGCACCATGAGCCACATGAACAGCATGGTCAGTAGCATGGGTGGCAGCGGGCATCACGCCAGCCAAGCACTGGGGCTCAGTGCCAACGGGACCACGGCCCAAGCGAACCTCTCCTCGGCCCCCAGGACCGCACCGCTGCTCTCCTCCTCAACTG GTAAAGCTCCTCCTAACCTGTCTCAGGGGGTTCCCCCACTACTGCCCAACCAGTACATCATGGGCCCAGGAGGCCTGCTGCCTGCCTACCCG CAGATCTACGGCTATGAGGATCTCCACATGCTACAGTCCAGACTGCCTATG CCCTCTTTGCAGGATTACTACGGAATCACATTCCCTGGTCCCGCAGCACTCTCTGGCAGAGATGGGAGCCTCGCCAATAACCCCTACTCAG GTGAAGTCACAAAGTTTGGCAGGGGTGACTCCACCTCCCCTGCGCCTAGCAGCTTGTCGGCCCAACAGCAGCCCCAACAGGGCCAGAGCCAAGGGCAGAACCAGGCCCAGCCACAAcccccccagccccagcctcaagGCCAACCCCAGGGCCACCACaacagccagcagcagcaggccTTCCTCCCGCCAGGCTACAGCTACACAGGCCTGCCCTACTACCCCGGGATGCCTGGCGCTGCCTTCCAGTACGGCCACACCATGTTCATGCCCCAGGGACAGGGGCCAGCCAAGCAGCACGGTGTGGGTTTGGGAAACCCCTCAGCCAGCCCcttccagcagcagcagccaagCGGCTACGGCCAGCACACCTTCAGCTCAG GGTATGAGGACCTGACCCAGGGCCAAGCAGGCGTAGACTATAGCAAGGGCTATAGCAACTCCTCCCAGAGCCAGGCCAAATCTGCTGCTACAGGCCCCGGTAAAG GCGGCATATCTGTGACGTCAGGCAACTCCGGGGTCCCAGAAATCAGTGGAAGTGTTTACAACAAGACCCAG TCCTTTGATAAGCAGGGTTTCCATGCGGGGACTCCCCCTCCTTTCAACCTGCCTTCGGCTATGGGGGGTCCTGGAGGGGCCCCGGGTGGCTACGCTCCCGCCCCCTTCCTCCACATCCTGCAGCCTGCCCACCAGCAACCCCACTCTCAGATGCTGCACCATCATCTGGCCCCGGACGGACAG GGAGGTCCTAGCCAGCGAGGCCAGTCTAGCAGCATGCAGCAGAAGAGCCAGGTCAACAAGTCCAGCTACGGCAGCTCCCCATACTGGGGCAActga